The Spirochaetota bacterium genomic sequence GTAGCGATTCTATTCTTCGGGAAGAGTTTGAGTATCTTTTCCCATCTTCTCATAGACTCAACATAATTCCCCTGCTCGTAGAGGAGTTTTCCTGATACGACAAGTGAATTTATCACATCATAATATGGAGAATTATCATCAACCTTCTCCTCTTCAAGCTGCCTGTTCGCCTCTTTTGCAGACTCAATGTATCTTTTAGCCAATCTATTATTGGGGTCCATCAATAGTGTAGAATCAAAAAACATAATTGCTTCCTTATATCTTCCATCTGCAAGGGCAAGCAAGCCATTCCTAAATTCTTTATCAATTTTCTTTAGCCTCATCACCCTATTCTGTTCTTCGAACTCCTCCCTAAGCCTTTTAATGTTTGAAAGCCTTGATGCCACATCCTTATAATTATCAAAGAGGGCAAGGATGTTCATAAAATCCTCCTCAGCATCACTAAATCTCTTATTTTTCAAGTTTTCAATTCCAGATTTATAGAGGGATTCTGCATGCATCCTCTTCAACTCATCGCTTCTTCTCTCACTCAATATATCTTCAATTCTGTTAATATAGTCCTTTGCATCTATATTGCTTGGATCAATACTCAGGGCTTGTTCAAATTCCAGCTTAGCCTCTGTATATTTTTTTACCCTAAATAATGATATCCCTGATTCTAATAAGGCCTTAATCCTTTCATACTTCAACCTATTGGCGATGGCCAACTCTGCTTTCCTCTTTCCCTCCTTTGCTACTTTATCTATTGGAACCAAAAAAAGAATCCTATCCCAATATTTAATACCTTCACTATATCTTTCCAAATCCATTTCCTTTTCAGCCAACTCAAATAGAGTATAATATTCCTTTCTCATTTCATCTGATAGCCTATTCTTTCTCTCCTCAATTTTAATGCTCTCATCTAACTCTCTCATCACCCCTTTCATCACACGCAATTCAGGATCATTTGGATCGATACGATAAGCGATAATAAAATTCCTAATAGCATCCTCGGCATTTATTTTTGAATACTCGAAATCACTCTTCATCGTCCTTTTTGCCAATTTAAGATGTAGTCTTGCTTTATGAGCAGCTACATCCTTTCTATGCTTTTCTTCATATACTAATTCAATCTTTTTCTGTATTTCCTCATTATCCGGATCAATCTCTAGTATTCTTAACCACTCAGATATTGCCTTACCAAAATCCTTATTATCATAATATTCTTGCGCTCTACTATTGATCTCACTGACAC encodes the following:
- a CDS encoding tetratricopeptide repeat protein produces the protein MSVIIENRIIYIIVIIILSFTKGIFAESVSEINSRAQEYYDNKDFGKAISEWLRILEIDPDNEEIQKKIELVYEEKHRKDVAAHKARLHLKLAKRTMKSDFEYSKINAEDAIRNFIIAYRIDPNDPELRVMKGVMRELDESIKIEERKNRLSDEMRKEYYTLFELAEKEMDLERYSEGIKYWDRILFLVPIDKVAKEGKRKAELAIANRLKYERIKALLESGISLFRVKKYTEAKLEFEQALSIDPSNIDAKDYINRIEDILSERRSDELKRMHAESLYKSGIENLKNKRFSDAEEDFMNILALFDNYKDVASRLSNIKRLREEFEEQNRVMRLKKIDKEFRNGLLALADGRYKEAIMFFDSTLLMDPNNRLAKRYIESAKEANRQLEEEKVDDNSPYYDVINSLVVSGKLLYEQGNYVESMRRWEKILKLFPKNRIATEYLLKCNLQSNPESFREFSKIIISEGNRLLKDRKYRLALGKYEMIKSISSNYPGIDQLIARAKGGLKRKTLSNRTDTVSFGTEKVDINKIYKLGLSYYRKGGKNNIEKALVQFKRVVSKDPDNMKALININKIEAQLRISKGGRAESVEKKRLTEKQRQLVRIHYFKGINYYSNNNFNRAIEEWRKVLAIDPTYEKARINIRKCFALIKR